The following coding sequences are from one Nonlabens arenilitoris window:
- a CDS encoding response regulator has translation MSIKPIQRACIIDDDKLYVSLIKMLINKNKLAQELLIFENGKQAFDYFQEALVADDVNDLPQVVLLDLNMPIMDGWEFLEALEPYANKLKASSLKLNVVSSTINPVEMNKARNHAIVNDFITKPISKEAMISAFKI, from the coding sequence ATGTCAATAAAACCCATACAAAGAGCCTGTATAATTGATGATGATAAATTATATGTGAGTCTCATCAAGATGCTTATAAACAAAAATAAGCTTGCTCAAGAATTACTGATTTTTGAAAATGGTAAACAAGCCTTTGATTATTTTCAAGAAGCTCTAGTTGCAGATGACGTAAATGATTTACCTCAAGTAGTTCTATTAGATCTTAATATGCCCATCATGGACGGATGGGAATTTCTAGAGGCGCTAGAACCTTATGCAAATAAGTTAAAAGCAAGTAGTCTTAAACTTAATGTAGTAAGTTCAACCATCAATCCAGTAGAAATGAACAAGGCACGCAATCATGCCATAGTAAATGATTTTATCACTAAGCCTATTTCAAAAGAAGCTATGATAAGCGCCTTTAAAATCTAA
- a CDS encoding lipoprotein signal peptidase — protein sequence MKLSKAILIIILVLLIDQISKIYIKLNYTLTTDSNNPIYDLNKFKLMFYENAGAAWGAEIPGEYGKLILVIFRVFAVFGIGYWLWNSIKNNGHKILIISIALIFSGALGNIIDSIFYGVIFSGSDHGAVATLFPDHGYAPLGYGKVVDMLYFPLFDGTWPAWMPWIGGETFSFFNAIFNVADSAITIGVILLILFSKKAFPEKS from the coding sequence ATGAAGTTATCCAAGGCGATTCTTATTATAATTTTAGTGTTATTAATAGATCAAATTAGTAAGATTTATATTAAACTTAATTATACTCTTACTACAGATTCTAATAACCCAATTTACGATCTTAATAAGTTTAAACTCATGTTTTATGAGAATGCAGGTGCCGCATGGGGTGCTGAAATTCCAGGAGAATATGGGAAGTTGATTCTAGTTATTTTTAGAGTTTTTGCCGTTTTTGGTATTGGGTATTGGTTATGGAATAGTATTAAAAATAACGGCCACAAAATTCTTATTATATCCATTGCACTTATTTTCTCTGGTGCACTAGGTAACATTATTGATTCTATTTTTTATGGAGTCATATTTTCAGGCAGTGACCATGGTGCTGTCGCTACACTATTTCCAGATCATGGATATGCCCCACTAGGATACGGTAAAGTGGTAGACATGTTGTACTTCCCATTGTTTGACGGGACGTGGCCTGCATGGATGCCGTGGATAGGTGGAGAAACCTTTTCCTTCTTTAATGCGATCTTTAATGTTGCAGACTCTGCTATTACAATAGGTGTAATATTATTGATACTCTTTAGTAAGAAGGCTTTCCCAGAAAAATCTTAG
- a CDS encoding TraR/DksA family transcriptional regulator codes for MSNTAEKERYGDADLAYFRTIVQQKMDEAIKQHELIKSAYMNDASNGTEDTAPQFKAFDEGSQVMNKETSSQLAIRQEKFIRDLKNALIRIENKTYGICRVTGKKIKKERLELVPHATLSIEAKNMQS; via the coding sequence ATGAGTAATACAGCAGAAAAAGAAAGATATGGTGATGCAGACCTAGCTTATTTTAGAACCATAGTGCAGCAAAAAATGGATGAAGCCATTAAACAACATGAGCTTATCAAAAGTGCTTACATGAATGACGCTAGTAATGGTACAGAAGACACGGCACCACAATTTAAAGCTTTTGATGAAGGCAGTCAAGTAATGAATAAAGAGACCAGTTCTCAACTTGCTATCAGACAAGAAAAATTCATAAGAGATTTAAAGAATGCATTGATCCGTATTGAGAACAAAACTTACGGTATTTGCCGTGTTACAGGAAAAAAAATTAAAAAAGAACGTCTAGAATTAGTACCACACGCAACACTAAGTATAGAAGCAAAAAATATGCAGTCGTAA
- the ileS gene encoding isoleucine--tRNA ligase, whose product MSKKFNEYKGLNLPEVDQRIKNFWKENDIFNKSMTTREGNEPFIFFEGPPSANGLPGIHHVMGRTIKDLFCRFKTQQGYQVNRKAGWDTHGLPVELGVEKALGITKEDIGTKISVEDYNQACKDAVLKYTDIWSKLTDDMGYWVDMEDPYITYKPKYMESVWWLLKQIYSKDLLYKGYTIQPYSPAAGTGLSSHELNQPGTYQDVTDTTVTAQFKVEDPSKLPFENNGNVFFLAWTTTPWTLPSNTALTVGPKIDYVLVETFNQYTGEPMQVILAEKLVDYQFGKKYEAFEGDAFTKAKQEYQLGDKKIPYLILESCKGAELVNLRYEQLLPYATPYENAQDAFRVISGDFVTTEDGTGIVHTAPTFGADDALVSKQANPPIPPMLVLDENQNPVPLVTLQGKFRDELPHVGGKYVKNEYFADGETPERSVDVDIAIALKEQNRAFKVEKYVHSYPHCWRTDKPVLYYPLDSWFIKVTEFKDRMHELNKSINWKPKSTGEGRFGNWLANANDWNLSRSRFWGIPLPIWRNETGTEELIIGSIEELTAEIEKSITEGFMTSNPFAGFKAGDMSEENYDLIDLHKNVVDQIFLVGKSGEKLTREADLIDVWFDSGSMPYSQWHYPFENKEQVENQLRKADFIAEGVDQTRGWFYTLHAIATMISDDVAYKNVVSNGLVLDKNGQKMSKRLGNAVDPFDTLGKYGADATRWYMVSNANPWDNLKFDTDGITEVQRKFFGTLYNTYSFFSLYANVDGFTYSEADIDLKDRPEIDRWILSELNTLIKDTTAFYEDYEPTKAARAITTFVTENLSNWYVRLCRRRFWKGTYEQDKIAAYQTLYTCLKTVAQLGAPIAPFFMDQLYRDLTSVCENDASESVHLSIFPRANDSLIDAVLEEKMHKAQIISSLTLSLRKKESIKVRQPLQRIMIPVLDAKDRAQIEAIADLVKSEVNVKEIELIDDASGILVKEIKPNFKALGPRFGKAMGQIAGKIKSFQQEDIVLLEKTGQKEVEVNGNAIILTLEDVEITSSDIEGWLVANQSGITVALDVTISPELKKEGISRELVNRIQNIRKDSGLEVTDRINIVVQSHHEIDDAVKSNEQYIMDETLADDLTLIQTVDNGTIVEFDDIVTSIQIKKI is encoded by the coding sequence ATGAGTAAAAAATTCAATGAATACAAAGGATTGAACCTTCCTGAAGTAGATCAACGCATCAAAAACTTCTGGAAAGAAAACGACATTTTCAATAAGTCCATGACGACTCGTGAAGGAAATGAACCTTTTATTTTCTTTGAAGGACCACCATCTGCAAATGGATTACCTGGTATTCACCACGTTATGGGACGCACGATTAAGGATTTGTTTTGTCGTTTTAAAACCCAGCAAGGTTACCAAGTAAATCGTAAAGCTGGATGGGATACACACGGACTTCCAGTTGAGTTAGGTGTAGAAAAAGCGCTAGGAATCACTAAGGAAGATATCGGAACTAAAATCTCTGTTGAAGATTACAATCAAGCCTGTAAAGATGCGGTATTAAAATACACAGATATATGGAGCAAGCTTACAGATGATATGGGTTATTGGGTAGATATGGAAGATCCATACATTACCTACAAGCCTAAATATATGGAATCTGTATGGTGGCTATTGAAACAAATCTATTCCAAAGATTTACTTTATAAAGGTTACACAATACAACCCTATTCTCCTGCTGCAGGAACCGGATTAAGCTCGCACGAGTTAAACCAGCCAGGCACTTATCAAGATGTTACAGACACGACAGTTACTGCACAGTTTAAAGTAGAAGACCCATCAAAATTACCATTTGAGAACAATGGCAATGTGTTTTTCCTTGCATGGACTACTACCCCATGGACACTGCCTTCTAACACTGCTCTTACTGTCGGACCTAAAATAGATTACGTTCTTGTAGAGACTTTCAATCAGTACACTGGTGAGCCTATGCAAGTGATTCTTGCAGAGAAATTAGTAGACTATCAATTCGGTAAAAAATATGAAGCTTTTGAAGGTGACGCTTTCACGAAAGCGAAACAAGAATATCAACTAGGCGATAAAAAAATACCGTATCTCATATTAGAATCTTGTAAAGGAGCTGAATTAGTTAATTTAAGATACGAGCAATTACTACCATATGCAACACCATATGAAAACGCTCAGGATGCATTTAGAGTAATTTCTGGAGATTTTGTAACCACTGAAGACGGAACAGGAATCGTACACACGGCACCTACCTTTGGGGCAGATGATGCGCTAGTTTCTAAACAAGCAAATCCACCTATTCCACCGATGCTGGTATTAGATGAAAATCAAAACCCAGTACCACTAGTAACGCTTCAAGGAAAATTTAGAGATGAGTTGCCTCACGTAGGTGGTAAATATGTAAAGAATGAATACTTTGCAGATGGTGAAACACCAGAACGCTCTGTAGATGTAGATATTGCCATTGCGTTAAAGGAGCAAAATAGAGCATTTAAGGTAGAGAAATATGTGCACAGTTATCCGCATTGCTGGAGAACTGATAAGCCTGTATTATACTATCCACTAGACAGTTGGTTCATAAAAGTGACCGAGTTTAAGGACCGCATGCACGAACTTAATAAATCCATTAACTGGAAACCTAAATCTACAGGAGAAGGACGATTTGGTAACTGGCTGGCAAATGCAAATGACTGGAACTTATCGCGCTCTCGTTTCTGGGGAATACCGCTTCCTATATGGAGAAACGAAACCGGAACTGAAGAATTGATCATAGGTTCTATAGAAGAACTTACTGCCGAGATTGAAAAATCGATCACTGAAGGATTCATGACTTCAAATCCATTTGCAGGTTTTAAGGCTGGCGATATGAGCGAAGAAAACTATGACCTTATAGACCTTCATAAAAATGTAGTGGATCAAATTTTCTTAGTAGGAAAATCTGGAGAAAAACTAACTCGCGAGGCAGATCTTATAGATGTATGGTTTGACTCTGGATCCATGCCTTATTCACAATGGCATTATCCTTTTGAGAATAAAGAACAAGTAGAAAATCAACTTAGAAAAGCAGACTTCATTGCCGAAGGTGTTGATCAAACACGTGGATGGTTCTATACACTACACGCTATCGCAACCATGATAAGCGATGATGTAGCCTATAAAAATGTAGTTTCTAACGGATTAGTACTAGATAAAAACGGACAAAAAATGTCTAAACGTCTAGGTAATGCCGTTGACCCATTTGACACCTTAGGTAAATATGGAGCTGACGCTACACGATGGTACATGGTAAGCAACGCAAATCCATGGGATAACCTCAAATTTGATACTGACGGAATAACTGAGGTACAACGCAAGTTTTTTGGCACGTTGTATAACACATATTCCTTCTTTAGTCTATATGCAAACGTGGACGGATTTACCTATAGTGAGGCAGACATTGATTTAAAAGACCGACCAGAGATAGATCGCTGGATATTATCAGAATTAAACACCTTGATAAAAGACACTACAGCGTTTTATGAAGATTATGAACCTACTAAAGCTGCTCGTGCCATCACCACTTTTGTAACAGAGAACTTAAGCAACTGGTACGTACGTTTATGTAGAAGACGATTCTGGAAAGGCACCTATGAGCAAGATAAGATTGCTGCTTATCAAACTCTTTACACTTGTTTAAAGACTGTTGCGCAACTAGGAGCTCCTATAGCACCTTTCTTTATGGATCAATTATATCGTGACTTAACCAGTGTATGTGAAAATGATGCGAGTGAAAGTGTACACTTATCTATTTTCCCTAGAGCAAATGATTCTTTAATAGATGCTGTTCTAGAAGAAAAAATGCACAAAGCTCAAATCATATCTAGTCTCACTTTATCATTGCGTAAAAAAGAGAGCATTAAGGTACGTCAACCTTTACAACGTATTATGATACCCGTTCTAGATGCTAAAGATCGAGCACAAATAGAAGCAATTGCTGACCTAGTAAAAAGCGAGGTAAATGTAAAGGAGATCGAGCTTATAGATGACGCCAGCGGTATTTTAGTAAAAGAAATAAAACCTAATTTTAAAGCGCTGGGACCTAGATTTGGTAAAGCGATGGGGCAAATTGCTGGAAAAATTAAAAGTTTTCAACAAGAAGACATCGTTTTGTTAGAAAAAACTGGGCAAAAAGAGGTTGAAGTAAATGGAAATGCAATTATCTTGACCCTTGAAGACGTGGAGATTACATCTTCAGATATAGAAGGATGGTTAGTGGCTAATCAATCTGGGATAACCGTTGCGCTCGATGTAACGATATCACCTGAACTTAAAAAGGAAGGGATTTCACGAGAATTAGTGAATCGTATTCAAAACATAAGAAAAGATTCAGGACTCGAGGTAACAGATCGTATCAATATTGTGGTACAATCACATCACGAGATTGATGATGCAGTTAAGTCTAATGAGCAATACATCATGGATGAAACACTAGCAGATGATTTAACATTAATACAAACTGTAGATAATGGTACGATTGTTGAATTTGACGACATTGTGACCTCAATACAGATTAAAAAAATATAG
- a CDS encoding choice-of-anchor tandem repeat GloVer-containing protein — protein sequence MRIATICFFLLIGSFVFSQKYIGITEYATPLDPSHTGAILEVDNNNLTTIFDFYDNGSKVNETVTIGSKIYGFTQENGADGAGTLFEYDTITSTFIIKQHLEDASGSNNTIMRKLEVHNGLIYGIQSSLFGGYKISNYDPVTNQFSEVVNLSGTGINDIGDFVITNGKIYAINLQTPTGNNVLFSFDLTSNTLNIEHNFANATGNWCHSLLLHSNGKIYGAPISGGTNSKGVIFEFDPSSHSYSILYHLTSQNQADNLTEGPANKLYGYINPSFNNTRIYSFDLSTNSFNNLFFLPSNRQLSGNAAYFRDYNPLQYVNGKLITISRSTSNSNVLIDYEINSQQFRSRFSDVENFSIINSNELTFGNYNKLYKYDSTSGSLQSLNNVKLSTSGKIPVDIIKQNDIIFGLCTSGGILQSNYGRSLYKYDIVNNNFEVLIDFYDQPLSLPEALISGNHDELFIKLGRDELGFGNGVILKYDLINNNYSELVIPSNNNLVDNILNSEMYYLYNKLYFTGWTGGVKNLYKYENNNIVLALQNVGGYIIDDENVIYGITENGGNNNQGYLYSFNIQTEMFQVLQHSSTTIEVDNGDFSIKDSNNILVLENTNGNSPEGRVLNIDKQQNTISEIYRFDNAVKSTGFDPTKILSINDEHFIISEQTASLSSSSRSLLLKFDTFFLNSQIILDVQQNGTPPLSSTLLYEMYDGTLAFSSFDTHFDFQQQDNTAQTVFNFGNVYSFFSELIDVSPDNVIPSTPMNLQISNATSYTLDLDWDQSVDNTDIDYYLITDNFGNSYTSSDNFIVLPGLNPSTTYCFTINAIDINGNSSNASNQSCETTLASSGLSNELFFTEYIEGSSNNKALEIGNYTGNTIDLSNYSIKLASNGNNFGNEMLFPNGDSISNNDSYVIIHNSMTTSCRGNADLIMSNMTAFNGNDAIGLFKNGVLIDIIGTEGDNTTYAQNTTLIRKSTIVNPSITFNSNEWNIAPQDDCSNLGIHTITLSTDSFLNDYKVFIYPNPTNGILKIDSKNQFLSFKLYNLSGQLIKSDDISKNQLQSIDINSIPKGVYLIQLFGENGEINTLKIIKE from the coding sequence ATGAGAATCGCCACGATTTGTTTTTTTTTATTAATAGGTAGTTTTGTTTTTTCACAGAAATATATAGGGATCACAGAATACGCAACTCCTTTAGACCCTTCACATACTGGAGCTATCTTAGAGGTAGACAATAACAATCTTACCACCATATTTGATTTTTACGACAATGGTAGTAAGGTAAACGAGACTGTTACCATAGGTTCTAAGATTTATGGCTTTACACAAGAAAATGGTGCTGATGGAGCTGGGACTTTATTTGAATATGATACAATAACTAGCACTTTTATTATAAAGCAGCATCTTGAAGATGCCAGCGGCTCTAATAATACCATAATGAGAAAACTAGAGGTTCATAATGGATTAATTTATGGAATTCAATCATCTCTCTTTGGCGGCTATAAAATCTCTAATTATGATCCTGTTACAAATCAATTCTCAGAAGTTGTTAATTTAAGCGGAACAGGAATAAATGATATTGGTGATTTTGTTATCACCAATGGAAAAATTTATGCAATCAATTTGCAAACACCAACAGGAAATAATGTATTGTTTTCGTTTGATTTAACCTCAAACACTTTGAATATAGAACATAACTTTGCAAATGCTACCGGAAACTGGTGTCATTCTCTATTATTGCATTCAAATGGGAAAATTTATGGAGCCCCAATATCCGGCGGTACAAATAGTAAAGGAGTCATTTTTGAATTTGATCCATCAAGTCATTCTTATAGTATTCTTTATCATCTAACGAGCCAAAATCAAGCAGACAATCTCACTGAAGGTCCAGCAAACAAATTGTATGGCTACATCAATCCTAGCTTCAATAATACAAGAATTTATTCTTTTGATTTAAGCACAAATAGTTTTAACAATCTGTTCTTTCTTCCTTCCAACAGACAACTAAGTGGTAATGCTGCATACTTTAGAGACTACAATCCTCTACAATACGTAAACGGAAAACTGATTACAATTTCTCGTTCTACTAGTAACTCTAATGTTTTGATAGATTATGAAATCAATTCTCAGCAATTTAGATCTAGATTTAGTGATGTTGAAAATTTTTCAATAATAAATAGTAATGAATTGACCTTTGGTAATTACAATAAATTATACAAATACGATAGTACATCTGGGTCTTTGCAGTCCTTAAACAATGTGAAACTCTCAACATCAGGCAAAATACCGGTTGATATCATTAAACAGAATGACATAATATTTGGATTATGCACTTCGGGAGGAATTTTGCAAAGTAACTATGGGAGATCACTTTATAAATATGATATAGTTAATAACAATTTTGAGGTTTTAATTGATTTTTATGATCAACCATTAAGCTTACCAGAAGCTTTAATTAGCGGTAACCACGATGAATTATTTATAAAATTAGGTAGAGATGAATTGGGTTTTGGAAATGGAGTCATACTAAAATATGACCTAATTAATAACAATTATAGTGAATTGGTAATTCCTTCTAATAATAACCTTGTAGATAATATTCTTAATTCTGAAATGTATTATTTGTATAATAAATTGTATTTCACAGGATGGACCGGTGGTGTCAAGAACCTATACAAATATGAAAATAACAACATAGTCCTAGCTTTACAGAATGTAGGAGGTTACATTATTGATGACGAGAATGTAATCTATGGTATTACTGAAAATGGTGGTAATAATAATCAAGGTTACTTATATTCATTTAATATACAAACTGAAATGTTTCAAGTTTTACAACATTCTTCAACTACTATTGAAGTTGATAATGGAGATTTCAGTATTAAAGATTCCAATAATATTCTTGTTTTAGAAAACACAAATGGAAATAGCCCAGAAGGACGAGTCTTAAATATCGATAAACAACAAAATACAATTTCTGAAATTTATAGATTTGACAATGCAGTTAAATCTACAGGATTTGATCCTACAAAAATATTGAGCATCAATGATGAGCATTTTATAATTTCAGAACAAACGGCTTCTTTAAGTTCTTCCTCAAGAAGCTTACTTTTAAAGTTTGACACTTTCTTTTTAAATAGTCAAATCATTCTTGATGTTCAACAAAATGGAACTCCACCATTATCATCTACTCTGTTATACGAAATGTACGATGGTACATTAGCTTTTTCCTCTTTTGATACTCATTTTGACTTCCAGCAACAAGATAATACTGCTCAAACTGTATTTAATTTTGGGAATGTCTATAGTTTTTTTAGTGAATTAATAGATGTATCTCCAGATAATGTAATTCCTAGCACTCCAATGAATCTGCAGATAAGCAACGCGACTTCATACACATTAGATCTCGACTGGGATCAATCTGTAGACAATACAGATATAGATTATTATCTGATAACTGATAATTTTGGAAATTCATACACATCATCTGATAATTTTATAGTCTTACCAGGCCTTAACCCTTCTACAACCTACTGTTTTACTATTAATGCTATAGATATTAACGGTAACTCCTCTAATGCTTCAAATCAATCATGTGAGACCACGCTCGCATCTTCTGGCTTATCTAACGAGCTATTTTTTACAGAATATATTGAAGGGTCCAGCAATAACAAAGCTTTAGAAATTGGTAATTACACAGGTAATACCATAGATTTAAGTAATTATTCAATAAAATTAGCATCTAACGGTAATAATTTTGGCAATGAGATGCTATTCCCTAACGGAGACAGCATATCTAACAATGATTCTTATGTAATAATTCACAATTCCATGACAACTTCCTGTAGAGGAAATGCGGATTTAATTATGAGCAATATGACCGCATTCAACGGTAATGATGCCATCGGTTTGTTTAAAAATGGAGTATTGATTGATATTATAGGAACAGAAGGAGATAACACTACATATGCCCAAAACACCACACTTATAAGAAAAAGTACAATTGTAAATCCAAGTATAACATTCAATTCAAACGAATGGAATATTGCACCCCAAGACGACTGTAGTAATTTGGGCATCCATACCATTACCTTGAGTACTGATTCTTTTTTGAATGATTATAAAGTTTTTATCTACCCTAATCCAACTAACGGAATCCTTAAAATTGATAGTAAAAATCAATTCTTAAGCTTCAAACTATACAACTTATCTGGACAATTAATAAAATCAGATGACATCTCTAAAAACCAACTACAATCAATAGACATTAATTCTATTCCTAAAGGTGTATACCTAATTCAATTATTTGGAGAGAACGGAGAAATAAACACTTTAAAAATCATCAAAGAGTAA
- a CDS encoding FG-GAP repeat domain-containing protein, whose protein sequence is MKIKLLLTLLVIPVLSYCQFQTDILTRYNNIVDSHVEDLDGNGYLDIVAVTSDGTLSHWLNNSSGFSNEVIVDETFLSLKSIDVIDLDGDSDLDFLIGENNSVSAYYNDGNGNYTSDYINGNALHSNAIAGDCGGLRFFII, encoded by the coding sequence ATGAAAATAAAACTTCTCTTAACTTTACTTGTTATACCAGTATTAAGCTACTGTCAATTTCAAACTGATATACTAACAAGGTATAATAACATCGTTGACAGTCACGTAGAAGATCTGGATGGAAATGGATATTTAGATATTGTTGCGGTAACTTCTGACGGCACATTGTCACATTGGCTCAACAACTCATCTGGCTTTTCAAATGAAGTCATTGTTGATGAAACCTTTCTTAGTTTAAAAAGTATAGACGTCATAGATTTAGACGGTGACTCGGACCTAGACTTCTTAATAGGTGAAAATAACTCTGTTAGCGCATATTACAATGATGGAAATGGTAATTATACGAGTGACTATATAAACGGCAACGCTCTACATTCAAATGCAATAGCAGGAGATTGTGGTGGGCTAAGATTTTTTATTATTTAG
- a CDS encoding response regulator transcription factor produces MKNNILIVEDEATLYERLRRTLVKQNFIVDEYTKSYEEAIQRIHKKTPDIVLLDINLEGDKNGIQLGETLYKNYNIPFIYLTSLSDDMTFSKGMHTNHEHFIVKTKPRLNVEEITRAIHTAIHKRTVTIDNYKKGVIGLVGYLDEIKNMGRDIISKVKVNYSDIVFFSTAPYTNENNQIEKVEKNYCWFLTINGEYYFLKDSLSSLSRKLPYHYIRINESYIVNVGENINVSRINGSRLKIEKHEFTVSSTYKKETNKRLEHFYG; encoded by the coding sequence ATGAAAAATAATATTTTAATAGTTGAAGACGAGGCAACACTATATGAACGTCTAAGACGTACACTAGTGAAACAAAACTTTATAGTGGATGAGTATACTAAATCCTATGAAGAGGCTATACAACGTATACATAAAAAAACTCCTGATATAGTTTTACTAGACATCAATCTAGAAGGTGATAAAAACGGCATACAATTAGGTGAAACTCTTTATAAAAACTACAACATACCTTTCATTTACTTGACTAGCTTAAGTGACGATATGACCTTCTCTAAAGGTATGCATACTAATCACGAGCATTTTATAGTTAAAACTAAACCTAGACTTAACGTTGAAGAAATTACGCGTGCTATACATACTGCAATTCATAAAAGAACAGTCACTATTGACAATTATAAAAAAGGTGTTATAGGATTAGTGGGCTATCTCGATGAGATAAAAAATATGGGACGTGATATCATCTCAAAAGTAAAGGTAAATTATTCAGATATTGTATTCTTTTCTACAGCTCCATATACCAATGAGAATAATCAAATTGAAAAAGTAGAAAAGAATTACTGTTGGTTTTTGACTATCAATGGAGAATACTATTTTTTGAAAGATAGTTTAAGCTCGCTTTCGCGTAAGCTTCCATATCACTATATACGTATTAATGAAAGCTACATAGTTAACGTAGGGGAAAATATCAACGTATCAAGAATCAACGGATCGCGTCTTAAAATCGAAAAGCATGAATTTACTGTTAGTAGCACTTACAAGAAAGAAACAAATAAAAGATTAGAGCATTTTTACGGATAA
- a CDS encoding sensor histidine kinase: protein MYVRDGLGKTLINEGKFEQAITLIDLSVKMSSLVDDKQFKIESLNNLIYLLALKDNLKDANEHLLALENLTQDTDVSKKMETLIEVSKLGIELSKDLNGVKSEIVNFERDNSHDFNTTAKERILRLKHQIDLRESDKNKCIESYNIWDNFRDSIQIDFYKNLKDSLQLRSQKRVVDEELHRLRIQERLNQTEVSYKNKNILYLIILLLALIAIIVFIYYFFNRLKKQKATIESLQKELHHRVKNNLSIIDTFIEVAKEEFNEIRFTTKLSELQNRIDSINEVHQQLYLKEDITNLNLKKYIDKLSNNITASFSNHEIEIVNNINNSLTIKADKSFSIGLVINEFITNSFKYAFENKSGKVSINVVENKNSYAVTLKDNGKGLPKDFNIEESETFGLRIIKLLSKQLNGTFELINNNGVILNITFPK, encoded by the coding sequence ATGTATGTTAGAGATGGATTAGGAAAAACTTTAATAAACGAAGGGAAATTTGAACAAGCAATTACTCTTATAGACCTATCTGTTAAAATGTCTTCATTAGTTGATGATAAGCAGTTTAAAATAGAATCCCTTAATAACTTAATCTACCTTCTAGCATTAAAAGATAATTTGAAAGATGCAAATGAGCACCTTTTAGCTTTAGAAAATCTTACACAAGATACTGATGTATCTAAAAAAATGGAAACACTAATTGAGGTTTCAAAATTAGGGATTGAACTTTCTAAAGATTTGAATGGCGTTAAAAGTGAAATTGTAAATTTTGAACGAGATAATTCGCATGATTTTAATACAACAGCAAAAGAGCGTATACTTAGATTAAAGCATCAGATCGATTTGAGAGAATCAGATAAAAATAAATGCATAGAATCTTATAATATCTGGGATAATTTTAGAGACAGTATTCAAATTGATTTTTATAAAAATCTTAAAGATTCTTTACAGTTAAGATCGCAAAAAAGGGTAGTAGATGAGGAATTACATCGATTAAGGATTCAGGAACGATTAAACCAAACTGAAGTAAGTTATAAAAACAAAAATATATTATATCTGATAATTTTACTTCTAGCTTTAATAGCTATCATAGTATTCATTTATTACTTCTTTAATAGACTTAAAAAACAAAAAGCTACTATTGAATCCCTACAAAAAGAACTACACCATCGTGTAAAAAACAACTTGTCCATTATCGACACTTTTATAGAAGTAGCAAAGGAAGAGTTTAATGAGATAAGATTCACAACTAAACTTAGTGAATTACAAAATAGAATTGATAGCATCAATGAAGTACACCAGCAATTGTATTTAAAAGAAGATATTACCAATTTAAATCTTAAAAAATACATTGACAAACTCTCTAATAATATTACCGCATCTTTCTCAAACCATGAAATTGAAATTGTAAATAACATTAATAACAGTCTCACAATTAAGGCAGATAAGTCTTTCAGTATTGGGTTAGTAATAAATGAGTTTATAACAAACTCATTCAAATATGCCTTTGAAAATAAGTCCGGTAAGGTGTCAATTAATGTAGTAGAAAATAAAAACAGCTATGCGGTAACATTAAAAGACAATGGAAAAGGACTTCCTAAAGATTTTAATATTGAGGAATCGGAGACTTTTGGTTTAAGAATCATAAAACTACTATCAAAACAACTCAACGGTACTTTTGAACTGATAAACAATAACGGTGTAATTTTAAATATCACTTTTCCTAAATAA